The genomic region TGATCCAGAGGTAGAACGGAGCGTGGCGCAGTTCGATGGAATACATCAGCGCGCGATAGAGCCCGAAGAAAACCGGAATTTGCACCAGCATCGGCAGGCAGCCGCCGAGCGGGTTGACCTTGTGGGTCTTGTACAGTTCCATCACGGCGCGGTTCATGGCGTCGCGGTCGTTCTTGTACTTCTCCTTCAGCTCGGTCATCTTGGGCTGCAGCTTCTGCATGTCCTTCATGGACTTGTAGCTCTTGTGGGTGAGCGGGAAAAAGACCAGCTTCAGTATGAAGGTGATGATGATGATAGCGATACCGTAGTTGCCGGTGTACTTGTAGAGGAACTTCAACGAATGAATCAGCGGCTTCGCAATCGGTCCGAACCAGCCGTAATCGATGACCTCTTCGAGACGGTTCCCCTGTACCTTCAGGATGTCCAGATCCTTCGGACCGTAGTAGATGGCGTAGTTTACTGCAGAGCTTTGCCCGGGAGCCACGCTGACAGTGGGGGAAACGACGTCGCGCTGAAGGGCGTCATTGGTCGGGCGAGAGATGCGGACCTGGCTTATGCTCCCCTTCTCGGCAATGATCCCATCCATGAAGTACTTGTCGGCAAAAGCGGACCAGGCGACGTCCTTGCTGTACTGAACCGGGTTTTTCTGCACGTCGTCAAGTTTGTCTACTTTGACCTTCCCTTCGATCAGAGTAGACGGGGCATGAACTTCGTACCGCCCCTCTTTCTTCGCATCTACTACACGAGAAGTCTGTAGCAGGTGCATCGCTCCGGTCAAAGCCACATTGCCTGCGTTGTGCACTTCCTCGGTAAGACCGATGCGGTAAGCATCGCCGGAGAAGGTGTAGACCTTGCGGAAGGTGAT from Citrifermentans bremense harbors:
- the yidC gene encoding membrane protein insertase YidC, encoding MEKRLIIAVVLSIGVLYAYSFIFPTPKPVPVPGAKQAAMTSASAPAPTAVAAPTAGTAPVSVPAPQAGQAAAVAKDVTVDTDLYTAVFSTQGGGLKKFVLKKYKETAGPQGKDVVLVNETAPNRYALLSDSREFGISPNALYTASTGELKVTDGGKGTLEFATSSPQGITFRKVYTFSGDAYRIGLTEEVHNAGNVALTGAMHLLQTSRVVDAKKEGRYEVHAPSTLIEGKVKVDKLDDVQKNPVQYSKDVAWSAFADKYFMDGIIAEKGSISQVRISRPTNDALQRDVVSPTVSVAPGQSSAVNYAIYYGPKDLDILKVQGNRLEEVIDYGWFGPIAKPLIHSLKFLYKYTGNYGIAIIIITFILKLVFFPLTHKSYKSMKDMQKLQPKMTELKEKYKNDRDAMNRAVMELYKTHKVNPLGGCLPMLVQIPVFFGLYRALMYSIELRHAPFYLWITDLSAKDPYYVTPIIMGATMFIQQKMTPTNMDPVQAKMMLMLPIVFTFMFLNFPSGLVIYWLVNNVLTIAQQMYINKAVAD